The genome window AATCAGGTCGTTCCTGAGCCTTTCTGGCAGCCAACCATTCACAGCTGAAAGAATTCAACATTTATGTTCAGGAATAcctatttaatttcatattaagtgtatatttttaagtaaacaaatgCCGACAAACAATTTCATAATAAAGAGAAATACTATAAAATAAGTGTAGACTTACATGCTATTAATCTATGTCCAAGAATGAAATATTTTGGATGGTTATACGCCTGGAACTGCAGCAGGTCAGCTTTCCAATATGTTGTCATCATTGGCCCATCATTGTGTCCGACCGCATCTCGCCGAACTAGATCGTTTAGTCCGGCCGTTTAGTGCTTTTGgcgagaaagttttcaaacaattCGCAcactgcatttttttttattcacgcAATTTAAAATTTTATATAGCAGAGGTACTGCATCTGTTCACTCTGCTTCCATTAATACTAATGCcgcacttaaaaaaaaacaccacccAACGCATCCGCTGTAATAAACGTGTAACGGATGTCAATGGCTTTATATCATGTATATTAATACTTAATGCATGATTGTTACAAAAGCGCAATTTTGGGAGTGGTCAATAGCATATTTCTAACACATGCCCGGAAATCGTTAAAATGGCTGGAACAACGAACAACAACGTTTTTGATTCCATAAAACTTCGTTTTAAGTTTGAACTTAAACCTGAACAAAAGAAAATTATTCATGAAATTTTACAAGGACGAGACGTTAATGCAGTGCTGCCGACGGGATTCGTAAAGTCCATGTGTTTTATTGTTCCTCCATTGATCAAGGATATGCAGGTACATGTACATCTGTTTATTAGAAGCGTCATTTTTGTAGAGGCGAAAACAGACGTTCCCTGTTCGcaaacatgttaaattcgatctttaaattttgcaaatattgtgtatttttctttCTCACtatgtttattttcttattttatctTAAATAACCAACCGGCATATAAGAGCCAGCATTAGTATAGGCGTTAGTATAGGCGGATACCTACGGGAtacgtaaaaaaaaatatgcagtccgcatattatttttttacgtaTCCCGTAGGTATCCGCCTATACTAACGCCTATACTAATGCTGGCTTTTATATTAAACACAAAACTATCTATCCGCACGTTTTTATTATATCAAGAATCTAAATTTATATTATTGGTTTCCATTTTATGTCtttctattttaacatatttagataacatttgttcttattcttgttCATTACTTGGGTGAACAGCATTTCCTTTGGTCGTATCACCACTTATAAGCCTTATGAAAGATCAGGCGAGCCAACTACAAGAATCGGGTATTAAATGCTGGCTGTCTTGTGATGATTGTCTTCCTGTTAAAGGTACATTCCATCTTCAACTTCATTATATCATATATGCAAATATTGTTACTGTGgggggcgttctttagatttcccccatagacaccaagtactggttctagtcccaggaaacggactcgagagcgttttaaataagcGCTTTATATGCAATCAAGCTtcaataaataggttaaaactaataTGAGCATATGTCTTAATTGTTAGTTACGtataatttacaattaattatcAACATCAATTTTACATTTGTAACACAGATCTAACTCATGCCGACGTAAGCAAGGTCTATGTGACTCCAGAGGCTCTGAAGCAGACACAATGGCGAAGACTTTTGTGTTACCCGATGTTTCAGACACGCTTGTGCTTTTTTGCGGTCGATGAAGCGCATTGTGTGTCCGACTGGTAGGTTGACATcttattttaaccatttaaatGTAGTGGTTGTTCCATTACTTCTCAGTTGGCTACGTTCATAAGAAGCATTACtcatacattgtttttatgttgCTACAGGTTTtcaataatcatgcaataaaacaaaaattataaaatacgATACAATTGTATTGCAGGGGATATGAGTTCCGCCCAGAATTTAGAGACTTGTCAGAAATTCAAAGTGTGGTTGATGTTCCGTTGCTAGCAATAACGGCTACGGGCACAGAGCGGGTTCGAGAAGACATTGTTAAATACCTGCAGATTTCTGATAATGCATTCAGCATCGCTATTGTACCTGACAGGTAACATGTCACGTATTATGTATTATTACATGATTTTACTCTCATATTGGTCGGAACACACAAACAGCTACATGCGtaatatttagaaaaatcaatTGCCCCCATTTATTACACTTGtataattatcatgcatgtaaacacgtttaataatttaaataatgtttgtgtTATCATTGTTATTGGTCAATCAGCAATGTTTTAGTGGCGTTGCTCTCCATGCACTGGAGTAAATTATGACCATATTTACAGATAATACCCGTATTTGTTTGACGAAGGGCATTAAGGAAAATGACATGTTCGTAACTACGCCAGTAACTGTTTTACTCGATAGGCTACGGCTAAACTGGGGGTTAAGGGTCCCGGTTGAAATATGCTTCAAACAGTTGTTTTCATGATACAAATTGTTTAGTTATACTGGTTTCCTTAACTTATGCACTGTTGAATCTATTTCTTATACAGACCTAACATAACCCTCGTTGTGAAAAGTACGGGTTCAGAGCGCTACGAGGAGGAATTGCAGTGGCTCCTTGACTATGCACGTGTGCACATTGACAACGAATCAATGGCTAAAACCATTATCTTCTGCAGGTcgggcatttatattatcaaaataatgctTTATTCAGAGATAATTATTTTAATCTTACAATCCAGTCCTAGGTAAATATACATGTtctgttttaaaaattaattcaacAATTACCCGATAATCACTTAATTAACTGTTACTATACTGTAGCAGTACAATGAACATAATTGTTGCTTATTGTATTGCGATGAACATGAATCCACTCgtctttaaaaatattatatattgcaGATCATACAGGATGGTATATGGCGTTTGGTCTTGGTTGTTAGATGCCATTGGGCTGAAGGTCTATGCAGAGGAAAAACATACTGTGAAAGGCAGAAGAGTGGAGATGTTCACTGCATCCACAACGGAAAAGGACAAGAACCGCATACTGGACAACTTTAAAAATGGAAGAACAAGGATCATCGTTTCAACAGTTGCGTTTGGGATGGGTGTTAACATCCCCAACGTCAGTTTGGTTGTTCACTGGGGAGCACCCAAATCCTTTCTTACTTACTGGCAGGAGGTAGGACGTGCAGGTCGAGAGGAGAAACAGGCATTGGCCGTGCTTATCCCCTACAAACGGAGCTGCCTAAAATCCATGTGCGTTGATGACTTCACAATCATTAACAACTACTGTATATGTCAAGAACAGGACACACACAGCTTTGCTTACAAAGGATAAGGACAAGTCGTCTATCCCCGTCCATGATTCTTGTGAGAACACATGTGATGTGTGCGTGCGTAAACAGTGTTTGTGCTGTAGTGTGTGCTACGAACAATGCCTTTGTCCAGGAAAAGCAGACCAGATAAAAAAAATCCTCAGTGAGCATTAGTGTCAGTAtcgttgctgctgttgttgtaaCTATTATACGAAACATTTTCTAATTAATGTTTACGTTGTAAATCATTAATCATAGTATTGTAAATGGAAGGTATCCACATACAAATACTTTACtataaattgttaacaattaattgttgttgttgttgttactattACTCGAAGTATTATTTGAATCAACTACTATTAGTATTTTAAACGGTAGTTATAATTCTTCTTTTGCTTCTTCGtcttcttatgattattattttcaatttcatttcttactgttttgcgCTTATTGAACACTTAATGTCCGAGctcagttacaaacatagttgaatttagCCTCCAGTTGGATAGCGATGTTAGATGTCGAGCTCGTATTCACCAAGGAAGATAACATGAACCTTTACATTACCTTCCAAGGatttatattggatgaaacaaactcgaaatatagtttattaacaggtaaatttcgatatattttgatcaatatatactatttaggcaacgttctttcataattgtcacaaatatgtttgtatttacattcaggagtgatgcgaccgaaattcgtgtcggaactctc of Dreissena polymorpha isolate Duluth1 chromosome 15, UMN_Dpol_1.0, whole genome shotgun sequence contains these proteins:
- the LOC127859955 gene encoding uncharacterized protein LOC127859955; protein product: MKDQASQLQESGIKCWLSCDDCLPVKDLTHADVSKVYVTPEALKQTQWRRLLCYPMFQTRLCFFAVDEAHCVSDWGYEFRPEFRDLSEIQSVVDVPLLAITATGTERVREDIVKYLQISDNAFSIAIVPDRPNITLVVKSTGSERYEEELQWLLDYARVHIDNESMAKTIIFCRSYRMVYGVWSWLLDAIGLKVYAEEKHTVKGRRVEMFTASTTEKDKNRILDNFKNGRTRIIVSTVAFGMGVNIPNVSLVVHWGAPKSFLTYWQEVGRAGREEKQALAVLIPYKRSCLKSMCVDDFTIINNYCICQEQDTHSFAYKG